TCGGCCCGATCTGGAGATTGTCGACATACATGTCGGCGGCGCCGTTGCCGGAGCCCAAGGCGACCGACCAGCCGATGATCAGGCTGTCCTCGTCGAAACGGATGCCGCCGACCGGGGTGAAGCCGTCCGCGTCGGCCCAGTCGCTGAGCTCGGTCATGTTGACGATCTGATCCCAGTTCATGCCGTTCGAGCGTTGCCACGCCACCCAGTCGTCGCCGGCGAGATCGGCATGCTGCCAGGCATCGGTCGTGGTCGGGCCAAAGCCCTGATAGGCCCATTCGAACACGAGCTCGCCGCGATCAGTGGTGGTCGCGAGATTGCCGTCGGCGTCGATGATCAGGCGGATGACCGGGATCACGTCGGTGCGCTCGGCGCTGTCGATATAATAATCGAATTCGAGCATATCGAGCTCGCCGAGCGTGACCTGCTGGTCGGCGTCCCACAGATTGTTGAGCCGCAGCCGGCCGTTATTGCTGTCGGTGACGAGGTGGAGCGCCTCGTCCGATCCGCCGCCGGGCACGGCGTCGATCGTCACCGATCCGAACCGGGCTTCGCTGTTCATTGCCGATCCGTCGGCCAGCAGGCTGAAGCGGGTCGCCTGGTCGCCGGGGCCGTGATTGACGTTGTTGATGCCCGACAGGAACAATGTCGACCCGTCATGATCGTGATGGTCGTGGCCCTTGCCCTTGCCGTTGCCGTGCTCCTGGTGACCACGGCCGTGACCGCGATGGCCGGACGAGGACGAGTCGATGGCGCCGTCCACGTCGATCTCGAGCGCGCCGAAGCGCAGCACCTCGATGTCTCTCAGGCGATCACTGCCGTCGGGGCCGTTCACGTTCAGCTTGCCCGACGGATGGTCGTGGCCGGTGATCGACGAGCGGAAGAATTCCTGGCTGAACGCCGCCGTGTCTCGGCCCCTGCCGCCGTCGATATCGTCGTTGCCGCCGCCGCCGGTGATGAAGTCGTCGCCGTTGCCGCCGGTGATATGATCGTCCTGGGGCGTGCCCACGATGACGCCGTTGCCGCGAATTCTTGCCATGTTCTGATCCTCCCTGATGGTCCCGGAAGCGGCCGCCATCCCACCGTCACGCCCGATACTGGAGGAAACCTCGGCGTGCTTTCAGGAAGGATGTAAGCGCGGACGACTCGCCCCTGATGCGGGGGACCATAGCATATTAAAGGCAAAGCGTTGGTCAGGCCGCGGCAAGGGCCTCCCGGGCCGGGACCGTCGCTTCGATCCAGCCGCCGCCGAGGACGCGGTCGCCGTCATAGAGCACCGCCGCCTGGCCCGGCGCGACGCCATATTCGGGCTGCAGGAAGTGGATCGCTTCGCCGTCGAAGCGGACCGGCGCCGGCTTGGCGAGCGACCGCACCTTGGCGGTGAGGCCCTCGCGCTGGCCCTCGCCGATCCAGTTGATGTCGGCGAGGCAGGCGGCGCTGACCGCAAGCGCGCGCTTGGGCCCGACGACGACGCGGCGGCTCTCCGGCTCGATGCGGACTACGTAGAGCGGCTCCTTCTGGCCGCCGATCTCGAGCCCGCGGCGCTGGCCGACGGTGAAGTGGATGAGGCCCTTGTGGCGGCCGAGCACGCGGCCCTCGCCGTCGACGATCTCGCCTTCGGCCGCCGCTTCGGGCCGGACCCTCTTCACCACCGAGGCATAATCGCCGTTGGGGACGAAGCAGATATCCTGGCTGTCGGGCTTGTCGGCGACGAGCAGCTGCAGCTCCTTGGCGATCTCGCGCACCACGGGCTTGGGCAAATCGCCGAGCGGGAAGCGCAGATAATCGAGCTGGTCCTGGGTCGTCGCGAAAAGGAAATAGCTCTGGTCGCGGGCCGCGTCGGCCGGGCGATGGAGCTGCGCGCCGCGCGGCCCCATCACGCGGCGCACATAATGGCCGGTAGCGAGGCAGTCGGCGCCAAGATCCCTGGCCAGCGCCAGCAGATCGGTGAATTTCACCCCCTGGTTGCAGCTGATGCAGGGGATCGGCGTCCGCCCCTTCATATATTCGTCGGCGAAGCGGTCGATCACGCTGTCGCGGAAGCGGCTTTCGTAATCGAACACATAATGGGCGATGCCGAGCCGGTCGGCGACGGTGCGCGCGTCGTAAATGTCCTGCCCCGCGCAGCAGCTGCCGGTGCGCTGCACGGCGGCACCATAATCATAGAGCTGCAGCGTCACGCCGATCACTTCCGCGCCGGTGCGGGCGGCGAGCGCAGCCACGACCGAGCTGTCGACGCCGCCCGACATGGCGACGACGATCCGGGCCTCGCTGAGCGGCTTGGCGAGCTGGAAATCCACGTTCATCGCCGCGGCCCATAGCGCAGAGCCCTGCAAAATCACACCCTTGGGTCGACCTTTACGATGGATTCAGCCTGTTCCGGTACGACTCGGACTCATGGAGATGGCTTTCTTCCGCCGCGCGGAGCGAATGCTCGCCGACCGCTCCGCGGCCCGCCTCGATTATGAGGTGCTGGTCGCGAGCCTCGACGCGCTCCAGGCGTCAAGTCCCTGCGCGCGCGCAGCCCGCGCTCGGCAGGGCGATGCCGTGCCCGGGAACTCCGAGCGCGAGCCGCTGGTCGTCCTCCTTCTCGGCGCCCCGGGCTGGGAGCAGGCGGTGCCGCTCCAGGGCGGCTGCTTCCATCGCGAGCCGGTGCCGCTTCCGTACGATCCGAACCGGTGACCGTGAAATTTACCACCCGACTTTAGGCTTCCTTCAACGCATCGGCGGTAAGGCTGAGGCGTGACAAGAGTTGAGCCCCGAAAAGGGGCCTGTTTTTTGAGGTTTGAATGATCGAGAACCAGAAGATCCGCCCCGCCCAGGTGATCGGCCCGCTCGGCGAGCCGCTTACGCTGGACACGCTTCCGCCGCAGTCGACGTCCCGCTGGGTCGTGCGTCGCAAGGCCGAAGTCGTGGCGGCCGTGAATGGCGGGCTTCTGTCGGTCGACGAGGCGTGCGAGCGCTATCGCCTGACGCTCGAGGAATTTGCCAGCTGGCAGCGCGCGGTCGACCGCTCGGGCATGCCCGGCCTGCGCGTCACCCGCATCCAGCATTACAAGTCGCTCTACGAGCGCCAGCAGAAGTTCTGACGAAAAAAGAGGCGTGCCCATACGGGCACGCCTCCAATGTGCGCAGCCTAGGAGGAGTGGGCTGAGGCTGCGTCGCTACCCGCTCACGAAAGCTTGTCCGATGGCTTGGCCGCGAGGTCGGCCAGATCGCGCATCCGATCGAGATGAAGCGCGGTCAGGCTGAAATGCGCGCGCGCCGCCTGAATAGATTGGGCGCTGAGCGCCATGTCGAGTTCTGCGGAGGCCCGGTCGGAGTGGAGCCTGATCTCATCCTCTCTGGTCATGCCCGATCCCCATCTCATGTCCAAAGATGATCAGTCGCGGATCAAAACGATTCGGGCATTCACCTTTGTTATGATTCAGTATTTCTTCGCGAAAGCTTAGGCATCGCCGGTTCCGTCCTTTCCTGCCGCCACCAGCACCCCCATGCATTCCAGCACCTGAGCGACACTGAAGGGTTTCTCGATCTGCGGCACTTCGCGAAACCGGTCGGGCAGGGAGTCGCGCGTATATCCGGATGCGATCAGGAACGGGATGCCGGCCTCGCGGAGCCTGTCCCCAAGCGTGAAGGCCATGCTCCCGCGCAGGTTGAGGTCGATCACGGCATAATCGATCCCGCCCGCGG
This portion of the Sphingomonas sp. LY54 genome encodes:
- the mnmA gene encoding tRNA 2-thiouridine(34) synthase MnmA, whose translation is MNVDFQLAKPLSEARIVVAMSGGVDSSVVAALAARTGAEVIGVTLQLYDYGAAVQRTGSCCAGQDIYDARTVADRLGIAHYVFDYESRFRDSVIDRFADEYMKGRTPIPCISCNQGVKFTDLLALARDLGADCLATGHYVRRVMGPRGAQLHRPADAARDQSYFLFATTQDQLDYLRFPLGDLPKPVVREIAKELQLLVADKPDSQDICFVPNGDYASVVKRVRPEAAAEGEIVDGEGRVLGRHKGLIHFTVGQRRGLEIGGQKEPLYVVRIEPESRRVVVGPKRALAVSAACLADINWIGEGQREGLTAKVRSLAKPAPVRFDGEAIHFLQPEYGVAPGQAAVLYDGDRVLGGGWIEATVPAREALAAA
- a CDS encoding response regulator, with product MDNMGFSGARILVVEDEYYLADDLACAFERRGAEIAGPVATAAAADKLIAAGGIDYAVIDLNLRGSMAFTLGDRLREAGIPFLIASGYTRDSLPDRFREVPQIEKPFSVAQVLECMGVLVAAGKDGTGDA
- a CDS encoding DUF1153 domain-containing protein; the encoded protein is MIENQKIRPAQVIGPLGEPLTLDTLPPQSTSRWVVRRKAEVVAAVNGGLLSVDEACERYRLTLEEFASWQRAVDRSGMPGLRVTRIQHYKSLYERQQKF